From Pedococcus aerophilus, one genomic window encodes:
- a CDS encoding sigma 54-interacting transcriptional regulator — translation MTQTERPGTLGELVATGYTHRSVKAELRENLLERLRSGEPAFPGIVGFDDTVLPELESALLAGHDLVLLGERGQGKTRLMRTLGQLLDEWAPEVAGCEIHDDPTVPVCTRCLNLKADLGDDLPVVWRHRDERYTEKLATPDTSVGDLVGDVDPVKVAQGRTLGDPETVHYGLVPRANRGIFGLNELPDLAERIQVAMFNVLEERDIQIRGYSLRLPLDLLLVATANPEDYTNRGRIITPLKDRFGAEIRTHYQEEVSDEVRLIQQEAETVADVPEHLVEVLARFTRGLRESSAVDQRSGVSARFSIAAAESVSASALRRAARAGEADAVARICDVPTVVPTLLGKVEFEMGEEGRERDVLDHLLRLATAETFRARLQGLDLSGFTERFAEGEVVETGELVPAADLLAQIGTTPGLSKVLDRLGHGDDAGPGQVAAAVEFVLEGLHLTRRLDKDTVAGRTVYGA, via the coding sequence ATGACCCAGACCGAACGCCCCGGCACCCTCGGCGAGCTCGTCGCCACCGGCTACACCCACCGCAGCGTCAAGGCTGAGCTCCGCGAGAACCTGCTGGAGCGGCTGCGGTCCGGTGAGCCGGCTTTCCCGGGAATCGTCGGGTTCGACGACACCGTCCTGCCCGAGCTCGAGAGCGCCCTGCTCGCCGGCCACGACCTGGTCCTGCTCGGCGAGCGCGGCCAGGGCAAGACCCGCCTCATGCGAACCCTCGGCCAGCTCCTCGACGAGTGGGCCCCCGAGGTCGCGGGCTGCGAGATCCACGACGACCCGACCGTCCCGGTCTGCACCCGCTGCCTGAACCTCAAGGCCGACCTCGGCGACGACCTGCCCGTCGTCTGGCGCCACCGCGACGAGCGCTACACCGAGAAGCTGGCCACGCCCGACACCAGCGTCGGCGACCTCGTCGGCGACGTCGACCCGGTCAAGGTCGCCCAGGGACGCACCCTCGGCGACCCCGAGACCGTCCACTACGGCCTCGTCCCCCGCGCCAACCGCGGCATCTTTGGCCTCAACGAGCTCCCCGACCTCGCCGAGCGCATCCAGGTGGCGATGTTCAACGTGCTCGAGGAGCGCGACATCCAGATCCGCGGGTACTCCCTGCGCCTGCCGCTCGACCTGCTCCTCGTCGCGACGGCCAACCCCGAGGACTACACCAACCGCGGCCGCATCATCACCCCACTCAAGGACCGCTTCGGCGCCGAGATCCGCACGCACTACCAGGAGGAGGTCTCCGACGAGGTCCGCCTGATCCAGCAGGAGGCCGAGACGGTGGCCGACGTGCCGGAGCACCTGGTCGAGGTGCTGGCGCGGTTCACCCGGGGCCTGCGCGAGTCCTCCGCCGTGGACCAGCGCTCCGGCGTCTCGGCGCGCTTCTCGATCGCGGCTGCCGAGAGCGTGAGCGCCTCGGCCCTGCGCCGGGCCGCCCGCGCCGGTGAGGCCGACGCCGTGGCCCGCATCTGCGACGTCCCCACCGTCGTCCCGACGCTGCTCGGCAAGGTGGAGTTCGAGATGGGCGAGGAGGGCCGTGAGCGTGACGTCCTCGACCACCTGCTGCGCCTCGCGACCGCCGAGACCTTCCGCGCACGACTGCAGGGCCTGGACCTGTCCGGCTTCACCGAGCGGTTCGCCGAGGGTGAGGTCGTCGAGACCGGCGAGCTCGTCCCCGCCGCCGACCTGCTCGCCCAGATCGGCACCACCCCCGGCCTGTCCAAGGTGCTCGACCGACTGGGCCACGGTGACGACGCCGGCCCGGGCCAGGTGGCTGCGGCCGTCGAGTTCGTCCTCGAGGGCCTGCACCTCACCCGTCGCCTCGACAAGGACACCGTGGCCGGCCGCACGGTCTACGGAGCCTGA